In Rattus norvegicus strain BN/NHsdMcwi chromosome 1, GRCr8, whole genome shotgun sequence, a genomic segment contains:
- the Or51f4 gene encoding olfactory receptor Olr53 isoform X1: MSIFYNSTSPTFLLTGVPGLEWAHPWISIPFCCLYLTALSGNSLILFVVLTEPTLQEPMYYFLSMLSTTDIGLCISTIVTVLGIFWLDTREISFSACLSQMFFIHLFTFMESSVLLAMAFDRFIAISNPLRYAAILTHARIAQIGLAVITRATVILTPLVLLLKRLSFCRSHVLHHSYCFHPDVMKLSCSDTKINSAFGLTAIISTAGVDSIFILLSYVLIIRSVLSIASPGERKKAFGTCISHITAVAIFYIPLISLSFVHRFGKHAPPYVPTLIANVYLLIPPVMNPIIYSVKTKQIQRAILRLVNQRKNSKSLKELETPYEQQCQATRASRD, translated from the exons ATGTCAATCTTCTATAACTCCACCTCTCCTACTTTTCTCTTGACTGGTGTCCCTGGTTTGGAATGGGCTCATCCCTGGATCTCCatccccttctgctgcctctaTTTAACTGCACTATCTGGAAATTCTTTGATCCTGTTCGTAGTCCTTACTGAACCAACTCTCCAAGAGCCCATGTACTATTTCCTCTCTATGTTGTCCACCACTGACATTGGTCTCTGCATTTCTACAATCGTGACAGTGCTGGGAATATTCTGGCTCGATACCCGGGAGATCAGCTTCAGCGCCTGCTTGTCACAGATGTTCTTCATTCACCTCTTCACATTCATGGAATCGTCAGTACTCCTGGCTATGGCCTTTGATCGTTTTATAGCCATCTCAAACCCCTTGAGATATGCTGCCATTCTAACTCACGCAAGGATTGCACAAATTGGTCTGGCAGTCATTACTAGAGCGACTGTCATTTTGACCCCACTAGTCCTGCTCCTTAAGCGCCTATCATTCTGCCGTAGCCATGTGCTCCATCACTCCTATTGCTTCCATCCTGATGTGATGAAGCTCTCATGCTCAGACACAAAGATCAACAGTGCTTTTGGACTAACTGCAATTATCTCTACTGCTGGAGTGGACTCTATCTTTATCCTGCTCTCCTATGTCCTGATCATCCGCTCCGTTCTCAGCATCGCGTCCcctggggagagaaagaaggctttCGGCACCTGCATTTCTCATATCACTGCTGTGGCCATCTTCTACATCCCCTTGATCAGTCTGTCCTTTGTCCACAGGTTTGGAAAACACGCCCCGCCCTATGTGCCCACTCTCATTGCAAATGTGTACCTGCTCATCCCCCCTGTGAtgaaccccatcatctacagTGTGAAAACCAAGCAGATCCAGAGAGCTATTCTGAGACTTGT gaatcagagaaagaactcgaagagcttgaaggagctcgagaccccttatgaacaacaatgccaagcaaccagagcttccagggactaa
- the Or51f4 gene encoding olfactory receptor Olr53: MSIFYNSTSPTFLLTGVPGLEWAHPWISIPFCCLYLTALSGNSLILFVVLTEPTLQEPMYYFLSMLSTTDIGLCISTIVTVLGIFWLDTREISFSACLSQMFFIHLFTFMESSVLLAMAFDRFIAISNPLRYAAILTHARIAQIGLAVITRATVILTPLVLLLKRLSFCRSHVLHHSYCFHPDVMKLSCSDTKINSAFGLTAIISTAGVDSIFILLSYVLIIRSVLSIASPGERKKAFGTCISHITAVAIFYIPLISLSFVHRFGKHAPPYVPTLIANVYLLIPPVMNPIIYSVKTKQIQRAILRLVYCKGPRV, from the coding sequence ATGTCAATCTTCTATAACTCCACCTCTCCTACTTTTCTCTTGACTGGTGTCCCTGGTTTGGAATGGGCTCATCCCTGGATCTCCatccccttctgctgcctctaTTTAACTGCACTATCTGGAAATTCTTTGATCCTGTTCGTAGTCCTTACTGAACCAACTCTCCAAGAGCCCATGTACTATTTCCTCTCTATGTTGTCCACCACTGACATTGGTCTCTGCATTTCTACAATCGTGACAGTGCTGGGAATATTCTGGCTCGATACCCGGGAGATCAGCTTCAGCGCCTGCTTGTCACAGATGTTCTTCATTCACCTCTTCACATTCATGGAATCGTCAGTACTCCTGGCTATGGCCTTTGATCGTTTTATAGCCATCTCAAACCCCTTGAGATATGCTGCCATTCTAACTCACGCAAGGATTGCACAAATTGGTCTGGCAGTCATTACTAGAGCGACTGTCATTTTGACCCCACTAGTCCTGCTCCTTAAGCGCCTATCATTCTGCCGTAGCCATGTGCTCCATCACTCCTATTGCTTCCATCCTGATGTGATGAAGCTCTCATGCTCAGACACAAAGATCAACAGTGCTTTTGGACTAACTGCAATTATCTCTACTGCTGGAGTGGACTCTATCTTTATCCTGCTCTCCTATGTCCTGATCATCCGCTCCGTTCTCAGCATCGCGTCCcctggggagagaaagaaggctttCGGCACCTGCATTTCTCATATCACTGCTGTGGCCATCTTCTACATCCCCTTGATCAGTCTGTCCTTTGTCCACAGGTTTGGAAAACACGCCCCGCCCTATGTGCCCACTCTCATTGCAAATGTGTACCTGCTCATCCCCCCTGTGAtgaaccccatcatctacagTGTGAAAACCAAGCAGATCCAGAGAGCTATTCTGAGACTTGTGTATTGTAAAGGACCTCGTGTTTGA